In Carya illinoinensis cultivar Pawnee chromosome 6, C.illinoinensisPawnee_v1, whole genome shotgun sequence, a single genomic region encodes these proteins:
- the LOC122313515 gene encoding transcription factor-like protein DPB isoform X1, producing MGTRSQQLSREEEEEPPSRGAATISSQSVSTSRSIGSPSSRSEQTMATPASDSTLFRLNHLDIQGDDAGSQGAVGSKKKKRGQRAVGGDKSGRGLRQFSMKVCEKVESKGRTTYNEVADELVTEFTDPGNSVTSPDQQQYDEKNIRRRVYDALNVLMAMDIISKDKKEIQWRGLPRTSLNDIEELKTERLGLRNRIEKKAAYLQELEEQFTGLQNLIQRNEQLYSSGNAPSGGVALPFILVETRPHATVEVEISEDMQLVHFDFNSTPFELHDDNYVLKAMKFCEKPQIDDMAHNLSADGGEGSSMSGMYQPQIPVPSMSNTAVRPPTSPPLPGILKARVKHEH from the exons ATGGGGACGAGGAGCCAGCAATTGAGtcgagaggaggaggaggagccaCCAAGTCGTGGTGCCGCCACAATTTCGAGCCAATCCGTGTCGACCAGCCGGAGCATAGGGTCGCCGTCAAGCCGGAGCGAGCAGACGATGGCTACACCTGCCAGTGACAGCACTTTGTTTCGGCTAAACCATCTGGACATCCAAGGCGATGATGCCGGATCGCAGGGCGCTGTTGG tagcaagaagaaaaaaagggggCAACGTGCAGTTGGAGGTGATAAGAGTGGAAGAGGACTCCGCCAGTTTAGCATGAAAG TGTGTGAGAAAGTGGAAAGCAAGGGGAGAACTACTTACAATGAG GTGGCAGATGAACTCGTGACGGAGTTTACTGATCCTGGTAATAGTGTCACATCCCCAGATCAG CAACAATATGATGAGAAGAACATCCGTCGAAGGGTCTATGACGCTCTGAATGTTCTCATGGCGATGGATATTATATCTAAGGATAAGAAAGAGATACAATGGAGAGGTCTGCCTCGTACGAGCCTAAACGATATTGAAGAATTGAAG ACGGAGCGTCTAGGACTCAGGAACAGGATTGAAAAGAAAGCTGCATATTTGCAAGAATTGGAGGAACAA TTCACAGGCCTTCAGAATCTGATACAACGAAATGAGCAATTATACAGCTCTGGAAATGCTCCAAGTGGAGGTGTGGCTTTACCTTTTATTCTGGTTGAG ACCCGCCCTCATGCGACCGTCGAGGTGGAAATATCGGAGGATATGCAATTGGTGCATTTTGACTTCAACAG CACCCCATTTGAGCTCCATGATGACAACTACGTTCTAAAGGCAATGAAATTTTGTGAAAAACCACAGATTGATGATATGGCGCACAATCTCTCTGCAGATGGAGGTGAAGGTTCTAGCATGTCAGGCATGTATCAACCACAGATACCCGTTCCTTCAATGTCAAACACAGCGGTTAGGCCTCCCACTTCACCGCCTCTTCCTGGAATACTAAAAGCACGTGTCAAGCATGAGCATTAA
- the LOC122313515 gene encoding transcription factor-like protein DPB isoform X2 → MGTRSQQLSREEEEEPPSRGAATISSQSVSTSRSIGSPSSRSEQTMATPASDSTLFRLNHLDIQGDDAGSQGAVGKKKKRGQRAVGGDKSGRGLRQFSMKVCEKVESKGRTTYNEVADELVTEFTDPGNSVTSPDQQQYDEKNIRRRVYDALNVLMAMDIISKDKKEIQWRGLPRTSLNDIEELKTERLGLRNRIEKKAAYLQELEEQFTGLQNLIQRNEQLYSSGNAPSGGVALPFILVETRPHATVEVEISEDMQLVHFDFNSTPFELHDDNYVLKAMKFCEKPQIDDMAHNLSADGGEGSSMSGMYQPQIPVPSMSNTAVRPPTSPPLPGILKARVKHEH, encoded by the exons ATGGGGACGAGGAGCCAGCAATTGAGtcgagaggaggaggaggagccaCCAAGTCGTGGTGCCGCCACAATTTCGAGCCAATCCGTGTCGACCAGCCGGAGCATAGGGTCGCCGTCAAGCCGGAGCGAGCAGACGATGGCTACACCTGCCAGTGACAGCACTTTGTTTCGGCTAAACCATCTGGACATCCAAGGCGATGATGCCGGATCGCAGGGCGCTGTTGG caagaagaaaaaaagggggCAACGTGCAGTTGGAGGTGATAAGAGTGGAAGAGGACTCCGCCAGTTTAGCATGAAAG TGTGTGAGAAAGTGGAAAGCAAGGGGAGAACTACTTACAATGAG GTGGCAGATGAACTCGTGACGGAGTTTACTGATCCTGGTAATAGTGTCACATCCCCAGATCAG CAACAATATGATGAGAAGAACATCCGTCGAAGGGTCTATGACGCTCTGAATGTTCTCATGGCGATGGATATTATATCTAAGGATAAGAAAGAGATACAATGGAGAGGTCTGCCTCGTACGAGCCTAAACGATATTGAAGAATTGAAG ACGGAGCGTCTAGGACTCAGGAACAGGATTGAAAAGAAAGCTGCATATTTGCAAGAATTGGAGGAACAA TTCACAGGCCTTCAGAATCTGATACAACGAAATGAGCAATTATACAGCTCTGGAAATGCTCCAAGTGGAGGTGTGGCTTTACCTTTTATTCTGGTTGAG ACCCGCCCTCATGCGACCGTCGAGGTGGAAATATCGGAGGATATGCAATTGGTGCATTTTGACTTCAACAG CACCCCATTTGAGCTCCATGATGACAACTACGTTCTAAAGGCAATGAAATTTTGTGAAAAACCACAGATTGATGATATGGCGCACAATCTCTCTGCAGATGGAGGTGAAGGTTCTAGCATGTCAGGCATGTATCAACCACAGATACCCGTTCCTTCAATGTCAAACACAGCGGTTAGGCCTCCCACTTCACCGCCTCTTCCTGGAATACTAAAAGCACGTGTCAAGCATGAGCATTAA
- the LOC122313515 gene encoding transcription factor-like protein DPB isoform X3, whose product MGTRSQQLSREEEEEPPSRGAATISSQSVSTSRSIGSPSSRSEQTMATPASDSTLFRLNHLDIQGDDAGSQGAVGSKKKKRGQRAVGGDKSGRGLRQFSMKVCEKVESKGRTTYNEVADELVTEFTDPGNSVTSPDQQQYDEKNIRRRVYDALNVLMAMDIISKDKKEIQWRGLPRTSLNDIEELKTERLGLRNRIEKKAAYLQELEEQFTGLQNLIQRNEQLYSSGNAPSGGVALPFILVEKCRPALMRPSRWKYRRICNWCILTSTAPHLSSMMTTTF is encoded by the exons ATGGGGACGAGGAGCCAGCAATTGAGtcgagaggaggaggaggagccaCCAAGTCGTGGTGCCGCCACAATTTCGAGCCAATCCGTGTCGACCAGCCGGAGCATAGGGTCGCCGTCAAGCCGGAGCGAGCAGACGATGGCTACACCTGCCAGTGACAGCACTTTGTTTCGGCTAAACCATCTGGACATCCAAGGCGATGATGCCGGATCGCAGGGCGCTGTTGG tagcaagaagaaaaaaagggggCAACGTGCAGTTGGAGGTGATAAGAGTGGAAGAGGACTCCGCCAGTTTAGCATGAAAG TGTGTGAGAAAGTGGAAAGCAAGGGGAGAACTACTTACAATGAG GTGGCAGATGAACTCGTGACGGAGTTTACTGATCCTGGTAATAGTGTCACATCCCCAGATCAG CAACAATATGATGAGAAGAACATCCGTCGAAGGGTCTATGACGCTCTGAATGTTCTCATGGCGATGGATATTATATCTAAGGATAAGAAAGAGATACAATGGAGAGGTCTGCCTCGTACGAGCCTAAACGATATTGAAGAATTGAAG ACGGAGCGTCTAGGACTCAGGAACAGGATTGAAAAGAAAGCTGCATATTTGCAAGAATTGGAGGAACAA TTCACAGGCCTTCAGAATCTGATACAACGAAATGAGCAATTATACAGCTCTGGAAATGCTCCAAGTGGAGGTGTGGCTTTACCTTTTATTCTGGTTGAG AAATGTAGACCCGCCCTCATGCGACCGTCGAGGTGGAAATATCGGAGGATATGCAATTGGTGCATTTTGACTTCAACAG CACCCCATTTGAGCTCCATGATGACAACTACGTTCTAA